CTTTGATTCCACAGCTACGAGGAAGCAGAACTGGAAAAGACTTTCACCAAGGGTAGCTGGGCGACCTTCTGGGTCAAGGTTGCCTCATGCTGGGCCTGTGTACTCCTCTATCTGGGGCTGCTACTGGCCTCCAGTCTGGGACCTTCTCATAAGCTGGGACTCCCTTGAGGTTGTGCCCCTAGTCTTGGCTCAGGGGAGCTGTCCAGCTCAGCTCAGTATCTTAAGAACACAACAGGCAGTTATCCGCCTTTAGGTTAGACAGTCAGTACTATGTCTGAACTGAAAGAAGTGGCACATGCATCCTAATGTCCTGGCAGAGTCTCTGACTCAATGGAGCTCCCATTATGTCTTCATCCCAGCTCAAGAGCCTAACTCCCAAGTCAGCAACCCAGGAATCACTGCTGATCCCAGCAGACAGTGTGGCACCAGTCCTTTCCTGGTTCTTGAGCTGGAGGTGGGGGTAGGGGAAGACCAACAGGGACTGAAGACTTGGCTCTGTCCttggagataaaaaggaaaacaagcagCTCAGCCCTGGGCACAGGAATATAAGCCCAGAACCACAGAACCAGGGCAAGGAAGAAAGGAGCCCAGGGCTAACCCTAGGTTTTAATCCTGATATTAAGGTCAAGGGAAGACAAAAACCACCCTCATTCCATGATGAAtgacagagcaaaagagaatgtgAACACTCGAGAGCAGCAGGATTTTTTGGCCAACTTTCAAGCAGGCAAACAGACTGAGGAAGAATGAGAAGAGGGGCATAAAGTTAGGTCTTGCAGCCTTTCCTCTTAGGCCCTCAACTTCATCCTTGGGATGGTGTACCAGGTCTGTGTGGGGGacaaaaatcacagaaaagaAGTCCCTGTGGTTCTTAGAAGACTTCTCTACTACATGCCCACAGTGCTTGTCTGTTGGTCATTGTATAATAAAGAGTTTTTCTGTGATGTTTCATTTATCAGCCTACATATCCACAACCTTTCAGGAGTCTAAAGTTATCTCCCCTGTTGGTGGGAAAGGGCAGCCATTCCTCCACCCCATCCCCCCAAGTCCCCATTCAAACCAGGCGCTCAAGGAATTACAAAGCTACTTTTAATACTTTGGGGTGAGCCCCACAGGAATAAAAAACACTGGGAAGGGGTAACCCCCTCACCCCCAGGTGTGGCCCAGGGGGAGAGAGGCTACCTGAGGGGAAGGAAGCACAAAAGGGACCCGCTGCAGACTCAGGGCAAAGGGAATGCCATCGGTGCTGGGACCTGTGAGCACTACAGGAGGAAACGCGAGCGTGGTGGGACTGGCTCCAGGCACACAGGCGAAGGGCAAGAGGGTTGGACACGAAGCCACAAAGCTACTTGGGTTCCTCCTTCTTCTCGTTTGCCTTTTTCTGCTTCTGCTGCATGATCTCCGAGTCCCTGGGGGTAGAGATGATGGGGCACTGGGAGGTACCAGAGGGCAAAAAGGACAAGATGCAGGGGGATGAAGGGCACAAAGGATAAGATGGAAGTGTATGGGACCAAGGTCAGCATGTGGCTGCTGTATTCCCACCCTAGAACAAGAGGAAGAGAGCTGAAGCTCAAAAGGCAATCAGTCTCCAGCTGGCTGTTGCCCAAGGGGTCAGAAGTCTGGCCACACAGGCCCAAGGTTTATGCTCTCTATTCTGTGCTGAGTACCACGCCCAGTAACAGCAGTGAGAAGGTTAGGAGAAGGGGAGGGTGAAACAAAGAACAGCAAGGAGCAAAAAATTCCGGGCTCTCACAACCACAACTGTACTTGAAATGTGAAGCTCCCTGCCCTTGCCCCTAACATGGTCAGACCCAGGGGCACTCGGAAATCAGACTGAGGGCAGGCACACGCCCCAGTCCCTTCCTGTAACACTGTGAGCTAACAAtttggagggtggggaggaaacAAAACCCTAGAGAAAGCAATGCACTTTGCCCCTCACGACCAGCCCAGGCTCGAGCCCTGAGGTAGCCCTCTCTTTCCTGGTGTACCCTTCGTCTAACCCAgcaccccccaacccccaccccgcTGCCCCCTCCCC
The window above is part of the Loxodonta africana isolate mLoxAfr1 chromosome 10, mLoxAfr1.hap2, whole genome shotgun sequence genome. Proteins encoded here:
- the SERF2 gene encoding small EDRK-rich factor 2 isoform X2; the encoded protein is MKKQSDSVKGKRRDDGLSAAARKQSAPSSLPPGTRRSCSRSRKRQTRRRRNPSSFVASCPTLLPFACVPGASPTTLAFPPVVLTGPSTDGIPFALSLQRVPFVLPSPQVASLPLGHTWG
- the SERF2 gene encoding small EDRK-rich factor 2 isoform X1, with amino-acid sequence MTRGNQRELARQKNMKKQSDSVKGKRRDDGLSAAARKQSAPSSLPPGTRRSCSRSRKRQTRRRRNPSSFVASCPTLLPFACVPGASPTTLAFPPVVLTGPSTDGIPFALSLQRVPFVLPSPQVASLPLGHTWG
- the SERF2 gene encoding small EDRK-rich factor 2 isoform X3, which translates into the protein MTRGNQRELARQKNMKKQSDSVKGKRRDDGLSAAARKQRTEPSLQSLLVFPYPHLQLKNQERTGATLSAGISSDSWVADLGVRLLSWDEDIMGAPLSQRLCQDIRMHVPLLSVQT